From one Vanacampus margaritifer isolate UIUO_Vmar chromosome 12, RoL_Vmar_1.0, whole genome shotgun sequence genomic stretch:
- the unc5b gene encoding netrin receptor UNC5B isoform X2, whose protein sequence is MMLSFRMQRGQACGPIVLLLLFGGYVVCDTESSDYSDGEVLPESYPSAPAEPLPEFLLEPEDAFIVKNRPVQLRCRASPATQIYFKCNGEWVNQNDHVTRESLDQVTGLVVREVDISVSRTQVEELFGLEDYWCQCVAWSSAGTTKSNRAYVRIAYLRKNFEQEPLGREVRLEQEVLLQCRPPEGMPTAEVDWLKNEDVIDPSQDSNFLITIDHNLIIKQARLSDTANYTCLARNVVAKRRSSTATLIVFVSGGWSSWTEWSECNTKCGRGWQRRTRSCTNPAPLNGGAFCEGPPFQRVTCTTLCPVDGGWTEWAKWSACGTECTHWRSRECQAPPPRNGGKHCSGSMMESKNCTEGLCARTLAPEMGVAVYAGLVGALLLCVILVLCVGVLAYRRRCSHLHGDITDSSSALAAAFHPGNYKPPRQDNLHPLHPSAPPDLTATAGQFRGPLFSLQHGVNESHHKIPMTTSPLLDPLPSLKIKVYNSSTLSSLEIPADMYSGDGEILSLKSVGTGGRERQFHSHTLSREPGLSTSATLGHLGGRLTIPNTGVSLLVPPGTIPQGKFYEMYLIISKWDKTTLPSEGSQTVLSPAVSCGPSALLLNRPVVLTLPHCAQLDTPTPDWTLTLKTQTHQGAWEEVLTVGEESLSSPCYLQLEEECCHVLMEQLGTYGLVGQSCPPQPACKRLQLALFAPRAPCLSLDYSLRVYCIHDTPHALKEVLDLERSLGGVLLEDPKPLLFKDSYHNLRLSIHDIPHTHWRSKLLAKYQEIPFYHIWSGSQRPLHCTFSLERSSLVVSQLSCKICVRQVEGEGQIFQLHTDIQETLPPHSPLPSAGSCLPSSQVGPYAFRLPCSIRQKICASLDAPSARGCDWRLLARSLGFDRYLNYFATKPSPTGVLLDLWEACHQGDADLVSLATALEDMGKGEVLVVMTTDGDC, encoded by the exons AAAGCAGCGACTACAGTGATGGCGAGGTTCTCCCGGAATCGTATCCGTCAGCACCAGCTGAACCCCTCCCGGAGTTCCTGCTGGAACCGGAGGATGCTTTTATTGTGAAGAACCGACCCGTTCAGCTTCGGTGCAGGGCGTCACCAGCCACACAGATCTACTTCAAGTGCAACGGGGAGTGGGTCAATCAAAATGACCACGTCACAAGAGAGAGCTTGGACCAGGTCACAG GCTTAGTGGTGAGGGAGGTAGACATCTCAGTGTCGAGGACCCAAGTCGAGGAGCTGTTCGGGTTGGAGGACTACTGGTGTCAATGTGTAGCCTGGAGCTCCGCCGGCACCACCAAAAGCAACCGCGCCTACGTCCGCATCGCAT ACTTGAGAAAAAACTTTGAGCAGGAGCCGCTCGGGAGGGAGGTGCGACTTGAGCAGGAAGTGCTGTTGCAGTGTCGCCCCCCAGAAGGCATGCCCACCGCTGAG GTGGACTGGCTGAAGAACGAAGATGTCATTGATCCTTCGCAGGATTCCAACTTTCTGATCACCATCGATCAcaatctaataatcaaacaggCCAGACTGTCAGACACGGCCAACTATACTTGCCTGGCTCGAAATGTGGTGGCTAAAAGACGCAGCAGCACAGCAACTCTCATTGTGTTTG TGAGCGGCGGCTGGTCCTCATGGACAGAATGGTCCGAGTGTAACACAAAGTGTGGGCGGGGTTGGCAGCGGCGAACCCGTAGCTGCACCAACCCTGCCCCCCTCAATGGAGGGGCCTTCTGTGAAGGCCCCCCCTTCCAGAGAGTGACTTGCACCACACTGTGTCCAG TGGATGGAGGCTGGACAGAATGGGCAAAGTGGTCTGCTTGTGGCACAGAGTGCACACACTGGAGAAGCCGCGAATGCCAAGCCCCCCCACCCAGGAATGGAGGCAAACACTGCAGCGGGAGCATGATGGAGAGCAAAAACTGTACTGAGGGGCTCTGTGCACGCA CGCTGGCGCCAGAGATGGGCGTAGCAGTCTACGCCGGTCTGGTAGGGGCGCTGCTACTGTGCGTGATCCTGGTGCTGTGCGTAGGCGTGCTGGCGTACCGCCGCCGATGCAGCCACCTCCACGGAGACATCACAGACTCTTCTTCTGCCCTCGCCGCTGCCTTTCACCCTGGCAACTACAAGCCTCCCAGACAAG ATAACCTCCACCCACTGCATCCGTCCGCTCCTCCCGACCTGACGGCCACAGCGGGGCAATTCCGCGGGCCGCTCTTCTCCTTGCAGCATGGTGTTAACGAAAGCCACCACAAAATCCCCATGACCACATCCCCCCTGTTGGACCCCCTGCCCAGTCTCAAAATCAAGGTGTACAACTCCTCCACACTGTCGTCGCTGGAGATCCCCGCTGATATGTACTCGGGAGACGGCGAGATCCTCAGCCTAAAGTCGGTGGGCACCGGTGGGAGGGAGCGACAGTTTCACAGCCACACGCTGTCCAGAGAGCCTGGGCTGAGCACCAGTGCCACCCTGGGGCACCTTGGGGGCCGGCTTACCATCCCTAACACAG GTGTGAGTCTGCTGGTCCCGCCCGGCACCATTCCCCAGGGGAAGTTCTATGAGATGTACCTCATCATCAGCAAATGGGACAAAACGAC GTTGCCGTCTGAGGGCAGTCAAACGGTGCTGAGCCCGGCAGTGAGCTGCGGTCCGTCTGCTTTGCTTCTCAATCGCCCCGTCGTCCTCACCTTGCCGCACTGTGCCCAGCTAGACACCCCAACACCTGACTGGACACTCACACTCAAGACGCAGACGCACCAGGGAGCATGGGAG GAGGTGCTGACGGTGGGAGAGGAAAGTTTGTCCTCTCCGTGCTATCTGCAGTTGGAGGAAGAGTGTTGTCACGTTCTCATGGAGCAGCTGGGCACGTACGGCCTGGTGGGTCAGTCGTGCCCCCCGCAACCGGCCTGCAAGCGCCTTCAGTTGGCTTTGTTCGCACCCCGAGCGCCTTGCCTCTCCCTGGACTACAGCCTTCGCGTTTACTGCATCCACGACACCCCGCATGCGCTCAAG GAGGTGCTGGATCTGGAGCGGAGTCTGGGCGGAGTCTTACTGGAGGATCCCAAGCCGCTGCTGTTTAAAGACAGCTACCACAACCTGCGTCTGTCCATCCACGACATCCCTCACACTCACTGGAGAAGCAAACTGCTGGCCAAGTACCAG GAGATCCCATTCTACCACATTTGGAGCGGCAGTCAGAGACCTCTGCATTGCACCTTCAGCCTAGAGAGAAGCAGCCTGGTCGTGTCACAGCTCTCTTGTAAAATCTGCGTGCGACAGGTGGAAGGGGAGGGGCAAATCTTTCAGCTGCACACCGACATCCAGGAG ACTCTACCGCCTCACTCGCCGCTCCCCTCGGCAGGCTCCTGTCTGCCCTCTTCTCAAGTAGGACCGTATGCCTTCCGCCTGCCTTGCTCCATCCGCCAGAAGATCTGCGCCAGTTTGGACGCGCCGAGCGCCCGAGGGTGCGACTGGAGACTACTGGCACGCAGTTTAGGCTTTGACAG gtACTTGAATTACTTTGCAACAAAGCCCAGCCCCACAGGAGTTCTCCTGGACTTATGGGAAGCTTGTCACCAAGGCGACGCAGACCTGGTCTCTCTGGCGACGGCGCTGGAGGATATGGGCAAGGGTGAGGTGCTCGTCGTCATGACGACGGATGGGGATTGTTGA
- the unc5b gene encoding netrin receptor UNC5B isoform X1 → MMLSFRMQRGQACGPIVLLLLFGGYVVCDTESSDYSDGEVLPESYPSAPAEPLPEFLLEPEDAFIVKNRPVQLRCRASPATQIYFKCNGEWVNQNDHVTRESLDQVTGLVVREVDISVSRTQVEELFGLEDYWCQCVAWSSAGTTKSNRAYVRIAYLRKNFEQEPLGREVRLEQEVLLQCRPPEGMPTAEVDWLKNEDVIDPSQDSNFLITIDHNLIIKQARLSDTANYTCLARNVVAKRRSSTATLIVFVSGGWSSWTEWSECNTKCGRGWQRRTRSCTNPAPLNGGAFCEGPPFQRVTCTTLCPVDGGWTEWAKWSACGTECTHWRSRECQAPPPRNGGKHCSGSMMESKNCTEGLCARNKKVSIEHASHPLAPEMGVAVYAGLVGALLLCVILVLCVGVLAYRRRCSHLHGDITDSSSALAAAFHPGNYKPPRQDNLHPLHPSAPPDLTATAGQFRGPLFSLQHGVNESHHKIPMTTSPLLDPLPSLKIKVYNSSTLSSLEIPADMYSGDGEILSLKSVGTGGRERQFHSHTLSREPGLSTSATLGHLGGRLTIPNTGVSLLVPPGTIPQGKFYEMYLIISKWDKTTLPSEGSQTVLSPAVSCGPSALLLNRPVVLTLPHCAQLDTPTPDWTLTLKTQTHQGAWEEVLTVGEESLSSPCYLQLEEECCHVLMEQLGTYGLVGQSCPPQPACKRLQLALFAPRAPCLSLDYSLRVYCIHDTPHALKEVLDLERSLGGVLLEDPKPLLFKDSYHNLRLSIHDIPHTHWRSKLLAKYQEIPFYHIWSGSQRPLHCTFSLERSSLVVSQLSCKICVRQVEGEGQIFQLHTDIQETLPPHSPLPSAGSCLPSSQVGPYAFRLPCSIRQKICASLDAPSARGCDWRLLARSLGFDRYLNYFATKPSPTGVLLDLWEACHQGDADLVSLATALEDMGKGEVLVVMTTDGDC, encoded by the exons AAAGCAGCGACTACAGTGATGGCGAGGTTCTCCCGGAATCGTATCCGTCAGCACCAGCTGAACCCCTCCCGGAGTTCCTGCTGGAACCGGAGGATGCTTTTATTGTGAAGAACCGACCCGTTCAGCTTCGGTGCAGGGCGTCACCAGCCACACAGATCTACTTCAAGTGCAACGGGGAGTGGGTCAATCAAAATGACCACGTCACAAGAGAGAGCTTGGACCAGGTCACAG GCTTAGTGGTGAGGGAGGTAGACATCTCAGTGTCGAGGACCCAAGTCGAGGAGCTGTTCGGGTTGGAGGACTACTGGTGTCAATGTGTAGCCTGGAGCTCCGCCGGCACCACCAAAAGCAACCGCGCCTACGTCCGCATCGCAT ACTTGAGAAAAAACTTTGAGCAGGAGCCGCTCGGGAGGGAGGTGCGACTTGAGCAGGAAGTGCTGTTGCAGTGTCGCCCCCCAGAAGGCATGCCCACCGCTGAG GTGGACTGGCTGAAGAACGAAGATGTCATTGATCCTTCGCAGGATTCCAACTTTCTGATCACCATCGATCAcaatctaataatcaaacaggCCAGACTGTCAGACACGGCCAACTATACTTGCCTGGCTCGAAATGTGGTGGCTAAAAGACGCAGCAGCACAGCAACTCTCATTGTGTTTG TGAGCGGCGGCTGGTCCTCATGGACAGAATGGTCCGAGTGTAACACAAAGTGTGGGCGGGGTTGGCAGCGGCGAACCCGTAGCTGCACCAACCCTGCCCCCCTCAATGGAGGGGCCTTCTGTGAAGGCCCCCCCTTCCAGAGAGTGACTTGCACCACACTGTGTCCAG TGGATGGAGGCTGGACAGAATGGGCAAAGTGGTCTGCTTGTGGCACAGAGTGCACACACTGGAGAAGCCGCGAATGCCAAGCCCCCCCACCCAGGAATGGAGGCAAACACTGCAGCGGGAGCATGATGGAGAGCAAAAACTGTACTGAGGGGCTCTGTGCACGCA ATAAAAAGGTTTCTATTGAACATGCAAGCCATC CGCTGGCGCCAGAGATGGGCGTAGCAGTCTACGCCGGTCTGGTAGGGGCGCTGCTACTGTGCGTGATCCTGGTGCTGTGCGTAGGCGTGCTGGCGTACCGCCGCCGATGCAGCCACCTCCACGGAGACATCACAGACTCTTCTTCTGCCCTCGCCGCTGCCTTTCACCCTGGCAACTACAAGCCTCCCAGACAAG ATAACCTCCACCCACTGCATCCGTCCGCTCCTCCCGACCTGACGGCCACAGCGGGGCAATTCCGCGGGCCGCTCTTCTCCTTGCAGCATGGTGTTAACGAAAGCCACCACAAAATCCCCATGACCACATCCCCCCTGTTGGACCCCCTGCCCAGTCTCAAAATCAAGGTGTACAACTCCTCCACACTGTCGTCGCTGGAGATCCCCGCTGATATGTACTCGGGAGACGGCGAGATCCTCAGCCTAAAGTCGGTGGGCACCGGTGGGAGGGAGCGACAGTTTCACAGCCACACGCTGTCCAGAGAGCCTGGGCTGAGCACCAGTGCCACCCTGGGGCACCTTGGGGGCCGGCTTACCATCCCTAACACAG GTGTGAGTCTGCTGGTCCCGCCCGGCACCATTCCCCAGGGGAAGTTCTATGAGATGTACCTCATCATCAGCAAATGGGACAAAACGAC GTTGCCGTCTGAGGGCAGTCAAACGGTGCTGAGCCCGGCAGTGAGCTGCGGTCCGTCTGCTTTGCTTCTCAATCGCCCCGTCGTCCTCACCTTGCCGCACTGTGCCCAGCTAGACACCCCAACACCTGACTGGACACTCACACTCAAGACGCAGACGCACCAGGGAGCATGGGAG GAGGTGCTGACGGTGGGAGAGGAAAGTTTGTCCTCTCCGTGCTATCTGCAGTTGGAGGAAGAGTGTTGTCACGTTCTCATGGAGCAGCTGGGCACGTACGGCCTGGTGGGTCAGTCGTGCCCCCCGCAACCGGCCTGCAAGCGCCTTCAGTTGGCTTTGTTCGCACCCCGAGCGCCTTGCCTCTCCCTGGACTACAGCCTTCGCGTTTACTGCATCCACGACACCCCGCATGCGCTCAAG GAGGTGCTGGATCTGGAGCGGAGTCTGGGCGGAGTCTTACTGGAGGATCCCAAGCCGCTGCTGTTTAAAGACAGCTACCACAACCTGCGTCTGTCCATCCACGACATCCCTCACACTCACTGGAGAAGCAAACTGCTGGCCAAGTACCAG GAGATCCCATTCTACCACATTTGGAGCGGCAGTCAGAGACCTCTGCATTGCACCTTCAGCCTAGAGAGAAGCAGCCTGGTCGTGTCACAGCTCTCTTGTAAAATCTGCGTGCGACAGGTGGAAGGGGAGGGGCAAATCTTTCAGCTGCACACCGACATCCAGGAG ACTCTACCGCCTCACTCGCCGCTCCCCTCGGCAGGCTCCTGTCTGCCCTCTTCTCAAGTAGGACCGTATGCCTTCCGCCTGCCTTGCTCCATCCGCCAGAAGATCTGCGCCAGTTTGGACGCGCCGAGCGCCCGAGGGTGCGACTGGAGACTACTGGCACGCAGTTTAGGCTTTGACAG gtACTTGAATTACTTTGCAACAAAGCCCAGCCCCACAGGAGTTCTCCTGGACTTATGGGAAGCTTGTCACCAAGGCGACGCAGACCTGGTCTCTCTGGCGACGGCGCTGGAGGATATGGGCAAGGGTGAGGTGCTCGTCGTCATGACGACGGATGGGGATTGTTGA